A window from Dissulfurirhabdus thermomarina encodes these proteins:
- a CDS encoding S66 peptidase family protein: MSPPPKSSRPDPAPRGFPLRAAAPFAPSGPVDRAKAAAGLRVLEQMGLRVLDPGPGGGDPAPFPYLAGTDADRARTFEALCRHPEADLVWCLRGGYGCGRWLPLVDWAALPGRMPLVAGFSDVTFLHAALVRNGRPALHAPLVATLDRTDAPSRAALAEFLRAGRLPALSGRPLAPGTAEGPLVGGNLACLCHLVGTPFEPPWTGAILFIEDRGEPPYRLDRMLTHLRQAGCLAAAAGVAVGRLTETGAPPDLLRRLLADRLSDLEIPVVTDLPAGHGPANAPLLLGAPYRVDGTAGTLAPA, from the coding sequence ATGAGCCCCCCGCCAAAGTCAAGCCGCCCAGATCCCGCGCCCCGCGGGTTTCCGCTCCGCGCGGCGGCGCCCTTCGCCCCCTCGGGCCCGGTGGACCGGGCGAAGGCGGCGGCGGGCCTCCGCGTCCTCGAGCAGATGGGTCTCCGCGTCCTCGACCCCGGCCCCGGGGGGGGCGATCCCGCCCCCTTCCCCTACCTCGCCGGCACCGACGCGGACCGGGCCCGGACCTTCGAGGCCCTCTGCCGGCACCCGGAGGCGGACCTCGTCTGGTGCCTCCGGGGCGGCTACGGGTGCGGCCGGTGGCTCCCCCTGGTGGACTGGGCCGCGCTCCCCGGCCGGATGCCCCTGGTGGCGGGCTTCAGCGACGTGACCTTCCTCCACGCGGCCCTGGTCCGAAACGGCCGGCCGGCCCTCCACGCGCCGCTCGTGGCCACCCTCGACCGGACCGACGCCCCCTCGCGGGCGGCCCTGGCCGAATTCCTCCGGGCGGGGCGTCTCCCGGCCCTCTCCGGCCGGCCCCTCGCCCCCGGAACGGCCGAGGGGCCCCTCGTGGGCGGCAACCTCGCCTGCCTCTGCCACCTGGTGGGCACCCCCTTCGAGCCGCCCTGGACGGGGGCGATCCTCTTCATCGAGGACCGGGGGGAGCCTCCCTACCGGCTCGACCGGATGCTCACCCACCTGCGCCAGGCCGGGTGCCTCGCCGCCGCGGCCGGGGTGGCGGTGGGGCGGCTCACGGAGACCGGGGCCCCGCCGGACCTCCTCCGCCGGCTCCTGGCCGACCGGCTCTCGGACCTCGAGATCCCCGTGGTCACGGACCTTCCCGCCGGCCACGGGCCGGCCAACGCCCCGCTCCTCCTCGGCGCCCCCTACCGGGTGGACGGCACCGCCGGGACGCTGGCACCGGCCTAG
- a CDS encoding molybdenum cofactor biosynthesis protein MoaE, with protein sequence MKGSGYFDISAFLRRLKDRPDLHRAGMVLVHNGVVRGTSRDGTPVSAVEIRVDRARLAEILAETRALPGIVAAEAEIREGTLRVGEDVMLLGVAGDVRERVIAALARALDRIKAEVTRKREIPAGE encoded by the coding sequence ATGAAAGGATCCGGATATTTTGACATTTCCGCCTTCTTGCGGCGTCTGAAGGACCGTCCGGACCTCCACCGGGCCGGGATGGTCCTGGTCCACAACGGGGTGGTCCGGGGGACGAGCCGGGACGGGACCCCGGTCTCGGCCGTGGAGATCCGGGTGGACCGGGCCCGGCTGGCGGAGATCCTGGCCGAGACCCGGGCGCTTCCGGGCATCGTGGCCGCCGAGGCCGAGATCCGGGAGGGGACGCTCCGGGTGGGGGAGGACGTCATGCTCCTCGGGGTGGCCGGCGACGTCCGGGAGCGCGTGATCGCGGCCCTGGCCCGGGCCCTCGATCGGATCAAGGCCGAGGTGACGCGGAAGCGGGAGATCCCGGCCGGGGAGTGA
- a CDS encoding DUF3373 family protein, which translates to MKKLWLGLLAFGFVLSSTAFAASNAQLEERLSDLEEQVESLATDSASRLDISGDFRFRADSTRAHVVRFYQYNPFDGTVYGSLGGAMSPITTPGTGPLNYGKVRNDSLFTNRLRLNLKAHATENITLKARFTMYKIWGEESSAVTAGPVFGMNAFTYDPNISRRPNDNTLRVEMAYANWTNIFGLPMWVSVGRRPTVDGPPMQLKYNYDRRYATPVALGVDWTFDGATLGYAYSAPWPGKVRFCYGRGTEAGFTGLDTFGASNNFNDALLYGLSWDVINDPDAEMFANIQAFRAEDLPSYVSYTVVDPSNGYILYANPSFDSSGMGYQVGNIYHVSGVFMHNLMGIDYFVSGGLSRTDNHLPSHAPQPGFLSVPGNNQDHWGWAVFVGLRIPVEALNSKLGLEYNHGSKYWINFTPAADDLYLSKTATRGDVAEVYWIWDIPDTPLSKYGKAFVRLGYQYYWIKYTGSGSWMGLPVDTDSPNLQNPLYAQMFAPVDRMDNAYFTFEVNF; encoded by the coding sequence ATGAAGAAATTGTGGTTGGGACTCCTGGCATTCGGCTTCGTCCTTTCGTCCACGGCCTTCGCCGCCTCCAACGCCCAGCTCGAGGAACGGCTGAGCGACCTGGAGGAGCAGGTGGAAAGCCTGGCGACGGATAGCGCGAGCCGCCTCGACATCTCGGGCGACTTCCGCTTCCGGGCCGACTCCACCCGGGCCCACGTGGTCCGCTTCTACCAGTACAACCCCTTCGACGGCACCGTCTATGGCTCTCTCGGCGGTGCCATGTCCCCCATCACCACCCCCGGCACCGGCCCGCTGAACTACGGCAAGGTCCGGAACGACTCCCTCTTCACCAACCGCCTGCGCCTCAACCTCAAGGCCCACGCCACCGAGAACATCACCCTGAAGGCGCGGTTCACCATGTACAAGATCTGGGGCGAGGAATCCTCCGCCGTCACCGCCGGCCCGGTCTTCGGGATGAACGCCTTCACCTACGACCCGAACATCTCCCGCCGCCCCAACGACAACACGTTGCGGGTGGAGATGGCCTACGCCAACTGGACCAACATCTTCGGCCTCCCCATGTGGGTGTCCGTCGGCCGCCGGCCCACCGTGGACGGCCCGCCCATGCAGCTCAAGTACAACTATGACCGGCGCTACGCCACCCCGGTGGCTCTGGGCGTCGACTGGACCTTCGACGGCGCCACCCTGGGCTACGCCTACAGCGCCCCCTGGCCCGGCAAGGTCCGGTTCTGCTACGGCCGCGGCACCGAGGCGGGCTTCACCGGGCTCGATACCTTCGGCGCCTCCAACAACTTCAACGACGCCCTCCTCTACGGCCTGAGCTGGGACGTGATCAACGACCCGGACGCCGAGATGTTCGCGAACATCCAGGCCTTCCGCGCCGAGGACCTGCCGAGCTACGTCTCCTACACGGTGGTGGATCCCTCGAACGGGTACATCCTCTATGCCAACCCGAGCTTCGACTCGAGCGGCATGGGCTACCAGGTGGGGAACATCTACCACGTCTCGGGCGTCTTCATGCACAACCTCATGGGGATCGACTACTTCGTGAGCGGCGGCCTCAGCCGCACCGACAACCACCTGCCGAGCCATGCGCCCCAGCCCGGCTTCCTCTCCGTGCCCGGCAACAACCAGGACCACTGGGGCTGGGCCGTGTTCGTGGGCCTGCGCATTCCCGTGGAGGCCCTGAACAGCAAGCTCGGCCTCGAGTACAACCACGGCTCCAAGTACTGGATCAACTTCACCCCGGCCGCCGACGACCTCTACCTCTCCAAGACGGCGACCCGCGGCGACGTGGCCGAGGTCTACTGGATCTGGGACATCCCGGACACCCCGCTCTCCAAGTACGGGAAGGCCTTCGTCCGCCTCGGCTACCAGTACTACTGGATCAAGTACACCGGCAGCGGCAGCTGGATGGGTCTCCCCGTGGACACGGACAGCCCCAACCTCCAGAACCCGCTGTACGCCCAGATGTTCGCGCCGGTTGACCGCATGGACAACGCCTACTTCACCTTCGAGGTGAACTTCTAG
- a CDS encoding FmdB family zinc ribbon protein translates to MPLYEFTCRSCGHEFELLLMNRDEMEAARCPICQSPDVGKLMSAANVAVGEGRRPGAGRPGPTVQHRRCGGGSCTSVELPGHKK, encoded by the coding sequence ATGCCCCTCTACGAATTCACCTGCCGGAGCTGCGGCCACGAGTTCGAGCTGCTCCTCATGAACCGCGACGAGATGGAGGCGGCCCGCTGCCCCATCTGCCAGAGCCCCGACGTGGGAAAGCTCATGAGCGCGGCCAACGTCGCCGTGGGGGAAGGGCGGCGGCCCGGGGCCGGAAGGCCCGGACCCACCGTCCAGCACCGGCGCTGCGGCGGCGGCAGCTGTACCAGCGTGGAGCTCCCGGGCCACAAGAAGTAA
- a CDS encoding class I SAM-dependent methyltransferase: protein MKPVTEVPEAVRPVHRRLAKKYRLGFETVTVGGKTLEVLGVADLEPLIGGRDVFANPREFPFWVKIWEASVVLADFLAALPPDPGRRLLELGAGLGVTGLAGAAFGHRVTLTDYQEEILDFGRVSAAVNGCADRAAFEVVDWLAPRDLGRFDVLLGSEVLFNEQFFEPLLGVFRRYLAPGGVVYLAHDARRRSLGQFLPLCERDYRIGMKRRRLRTEDETLDVLLTRLEPR from the coding sequence ATGAAGCCCGTCACCGAGGTGCCCGAGGCGGTCCGCCCCGTCCACCGGCGCCTCGCCAAGAAGTACCGCCTCGGGTTCGAGACGGTGACCGTGGGCGGAAAGACCCTGGAGGTCCTCGGGGTGGCGGACCTGGAGCCCCTCATCGGGGGGCGGGACGTCTTCGCCAACCCCCGGGAGTTCCCCTTCTGGGTGAAGATCTGGGAGGCCTCGGTGGTGCTGGCCGACTTCCTGGCGGCGCTGCCGCCTGACCCGGGCCGGCGCCTCCTGGAACTCGGGGCGGGGCTCGGGGTCACGGGGCTGGCCGGGGCGGCCTTCGGCCACCGGGTGACCCTCACGGACTACCAGGAGGAGATCCTGGACTTCGGCCGGGTCTCCGCCGCGGTGAACGGGTGCGCGGACCGCGCGGCCTTCGAGGTGGTGGACTGGCTCGCCCCCCGGGACCTGGGCCGTTTCGACGTCCTCCTGGGCTCGGAGGTGCTCTTCAACGAGCAGTTCTTCGAGCCGCTCCTCGGGGTCTTCCGCCGCTACCTCGCCCCGGGCGGGGTCGTCTACCTGGCCCACGACGCGCGGCGGCGGAGCCTCGGCCAGTTCCTGCCCCTCTGCGAGCGCGACTACCGCATCGGCATGAAGCGCCGGAGGCTGCGCACCGAGGACGAGACCCTCGATGTGCTGTTGACCCGGCTGGAACCCAGGTAG
- the rpoC gene encoding DNA-directed RNA polymerase subunit beta' — translation MDDLLSFFTRPKDPLNFKAVRISLVSPEKILERSHGEVTQPETINYRTFKPERDGLFCAKIFGPVKDYECLCGKYKRMKHRGVVCEKCGVEVVQSKVRRERMGHINLAAPVAHIWFLKSLPSHIGALLDLSLKELERILYFESHVVLRSEVPDEVPVGSLLTDEEYYAKLEEFGGRFEAGMGAEAIRELLASLDLDALSKTLRAEMAKTRSEAKRKKLGKRLRTVEAFRDSGNRPEWMILNVIPVLPPDLRPLVPLDGGRFATSDLNDLYRRVINRNNRLKKLKELDAPEIIIRNEKRMLQEAVDVLFDNGRRGRVVTGPNKRPLKSLSDMLKGKQGRFRQNLLGKRVDYSGRSVIVVGPELRLHQCGLPKRMAIELFKPFIYNRLEAEGLVSTIKSAKKLVEKEVPEVWDALDHVVREYPVMLNRAPTLHRLGIQAFEPVLIEGKAIQLHPLVCAAYNADFDGDQMAVHVPLSVEAQTEARALMMSTNNVLSPAHGEPIIMASQDIVLGIYYMTRERPLAKGEGKAFRSVEEVIHAWEAGAVHLQARITARVRGERVETTVGRVLLSTFLPEEVPFAEVNKVMRKKDLARLIDRSYRLAGAKKTVILADRLKDTGYRFATRAGVSIGINHMAIPVNKEEILEKAQAEVAEVQRQYAEGLITDGERYNKMVDIWTRATDRVAKEMMDEISVDYYRTPEGEVKATPSFNPIFIMADSGARGSKDQIRQLAGMRGLMAKPSGEIIETPIQANFREGLSVLEYFISTHGARKGLADTALKTANSGYLTRRLVDVSQDSTIVEEDCGTIDGIEMEHLMEGGEIIQHVGERILGRVALMDIVDPVTGEVLVPANEEIDEAGVRRIEEAGISKVEIRSVLTCRTRYGVCAKCYGRDLSRGRLVARGEAVGIIAAESIGEPGTQLTMRTFHIGGTASGKVEKAEIRARGKGTIQFVNLNAVRNPAGRLVVLNRNGEVVIVAADGRERERFPVIYGAELLVEEGQEVDTGELLAHWDPFTIPILTEVAGEVKFGDLIEGVTMQEKVDPVTGKASRVVVQHRGTEYRPRISIKDERGRTAKLPSGKGDARYLLPVGAILAVNEGDRVEAGQALARIPRETTKTKDITGGLPRVAELFEVRKPKEYAIITEIDGVVSFGKDLKGKRRVIVTPEIGEPKEYLVPRGKHINVHEGDYVRAGEALMDGVINPHDLLRVKGIKALARYLVNEIQEVYRLQGVKINDKHIEVIVRQMLRKVRITGVGDSTFMLGEQVEIFRFEEENERILAEGGRPATAEPMLLGITRASLTTDSFISAASFQETTKVLTDAAVEGKVDHLRGLKENVIMGRLIPAGTGRTYYDLQERRRQQAAEALEAPPAPAEESAPAAAEA, via the coding sequence ATGGATGATCTGCTTTCCTTTTTCACGCGGCCCAAGGATCCCTTGAACTTCAAGGCGGTCCGGATCTCGCTGGTCTCCCCGGAGAAGATCCTCGAGCGGTCCCACGGCGAGGTGACCCAGCCCGAGACCATCAACTACCGCACCTTCAAGCCGGAGCGCGACGGCCTCTTCTGCGCCAAGATCTTCGGCCCCGTCAAGGACTACGAGTGCCTCTGCGGCAAGTACAAGCGCATGAAGCACCGCGGGGTCGTCTGCGAGAAGTGCGGCGTGGAGGTGGTCCAGTCCAAGGTGCGCCGGGAGCGGATGGGCCACATCAACCTGGCCGCCCCCGTGGCCCACATCTGGTTCCTGAAGAGCCTGCCGAGCCACATCGGGGCCCTCCTCGACCTGAGCCTCAAGGAACTCGAACGGATCCTCTACTTCGAGTCCCACGTGGTGCTCCGCTCCGAGGTGCCCGACGAGGTCCCCGTGGGCTCCCTCCTCACCGACGAGGAGTACTACGCCAAGCTCGAGGAGTTCGGCGGCCGGTTCGAGGCCGGGATGGGGGCCGAGGCCATCCGGGAGCTCCTCGCCAGCCTCGACCTCGACGCCCTGTCGAAGACGCTCCGGGCCGAGATGGCCAAGACCCGCTCCGAGGCCAAGCGGAAGAAGCTCGGCAAGCGCCTGCGCACCGTGGAGGCCTTCCGCGACTCCGGCAACCGGCCCGAGTGGATGATCCTGAACGTCATCCCGGTGCTGCCCCCGGATCTCAGGCCCCTGGTGCCCCTGGACGGCGGCCGGTTCGCCACCTCCGACTTGAACGACCTCTACCGGCGGGTCATCAACCGGAACAACCGCCTCAAGAAGCTCAAGGAGCTCGACGCCCCCGAGATCATCATCCGCAACGAGAAGCGGATGCTGCAGGAGGCGGTGGACGTCCTCTTCGACAACGGCCGCCGCGGGCGGGTGGTCACGGGGCCCAACAAGCGTCCCCTGAAGTCCCTCTCCGACATGCTCAAGGGCAAGCAGGGCCGCTTCCGGCAGAACCTCCTCGGCAAGCGCGTGGACTACTCCGGCCGCTCCGTCATCGTGGTGGGCCCGGAACTTCGGCTCCACCAGTGCGGGCTCCCGAAGCGCATGGCCATCGAGCTCTTCAAGCCCTTCATCTACAACCGGCTCGAGGCGGAAGGCCTGGTCAGCACCATCAAGAGCGCCAAGAAGCTCGTGGAGAAGGAGGTCCCCGAGGTCTGGGACGCCCTGGACCACGTGGTCCGCGAGTACCCGGTGATGCTGAACCGGGCCCCCACCCTGCACCGGCTCGGCATCCAGGCCTTCGAGCCGGTGCTCATCGAGGGCAAGGCCATCCAGCTCCACCCCCTGGTCTGCGCGGCCTACAACGCCGACTTCGACGGGGACCAGATGGCGGTCCACGTGCCGCTGTCGGTGGAGGCCCAGACCGAGGCCCGGGCCCTCATGATGTCCACCAACAACGTGCTTTCTCCCGCCCACGGCGAGCCCATCATCATGGCGAGCCAGGACATCGTGCTCGGGATCTACTACATGACCCGGGAGCGGCCCCTGGCCAAGGGCGAGGGGAAGGCCTTCCGGTCCGTGGAGGAGGTCATCCATGCCTGGGAGGCCGGCGCTGTCCACCTCCAGGCCCGGATCACCGCCCGGGTCCGGGGCGAGCGGGTGGAGACCACCGTGGGGCGGGTGCTCCTTTCCACCTTCCTGCCCGAGGAGGTCCCCTTCGCCGAGGTCAACAAGGTGATGCGGAAGAAGGACCTCGCCCGGCTCATCGACCGAAGCTACCGCCTGGCCGGGGCCAAGAAGACCGTCATCTTGGCCGACCGACTCAAGGACACCGGGTACCGATTCGCCACCCGGGCGGGGGTCTCCATCGGGATCAACCACATGGCCATCCCGGTGAACAAGGAGGAGATCCTCGAAAAGGCCCAGGCCGAGGTGGCGGAGGTCCAGCGCCAGTACGCCGAGGGGCTCATCACCGACGGCGAGCGTTACAACAAGATGGTGGACATCTGGACCCGGGCCACGGACCGGGTGGCCAAGGAGATGATGGACGAGATCTCCGTGGACTACTACCGGACCCCGGAGGGCGAGGTGAAGGCCACGCCGAGCTTCAACCCCATCTTCATCATGGCCGACTCCGGGGCCCGGGGCAGCAAGGACCAGATCCGCCAGCTGGCCGGCATGCGGGGCCTCATGGCCAAGCCTTCCGGCGAGATCATCGAGACCCCCATCCAGGCCAACTTCCGCGAAGGGCTGAGCGTGCTGGAGTACTTCATCTCCACCCACGGCGCCCGCAAGGGCCTGGCCGACACCGCCCTCAAGACGGCCAACTCGGGCTACCTCACCCGCCGCCTGGTGGACGTCTCCCAGGACTCCACCATCGTGGAGGAGGACTGCGGCACCATCGACGGCATCGAGATGGAACACCTCATGGAGGGCGGCGAGATCATCCAGCACGTGGGCGAGCGCATCCTCGGCCGCGTGGCCCTCATGGACATCGTGGACCCGGTGACCGGCGAGGTCCTGGTGCCGGCCAACGAGGAGATCGACGAGGCCGGCGTCCGCCGGATCGAGGAGGCTGGGATCTCCAAGGTCGAGATCCGCTCCGTCCTCACCTGTCGGACCCGGTACGGGGTCTGCGCTAAGTGCTACGGGCGCGACCTCTCCCGCGGCCGCCTGGTGGCCCGGGGCGAGGCCGTGGGCATCATCGCCGCCGAGTCCATCGGCGAGCCGGGGACCCAGCTCACCATGAGGACCTTCCACATCGGCGGCACCGCCAGCGGCAAGGTGGAGAAGGCCGAGATCCGGGCCCGCGGCAAGGGGACCATCCAGTTCGTGAACCTGAACGCCGTCCGGAACCCGGCGGGCCGCCTGGTGGTCCTCAACCGCAACGGCGAGGTCGTCATCGTGGCCGCCGACGGCCGGGAACGGGAGCGCTTCCCCGTGATCTACGGCGCGGAACTCCTGGTGGAGGAGGGCCAGGAGGTGGACACCGGCGAGCTCCTCGCCCACTGGGATCCCTTCACCATCCCCATCCTCACCGAGGTGGCGGGCGAGGTGAAGTTCGGCGACCTCATCGAGGGCGTCACCATGCAGGAGAAGGTGGACCCCGTCACCGGCAAGGCGAGCCGCGTGGTGGTCCAGCACCGCGGGACGGAGTACCGGCCGCGGATCTCCATCAAGGACGAGCGGGGCCGCACCGCCAAGCTCCCCTCCGGCAAGGGCGACGCCCGCTACCTCCTCCCCGTGGGGGCGATCCTTGCGGTCAACGAGGGCGACCGGGTGGAGGCGGGCCAGGCCCTGGCGCGGATCCCCCGCGAGACCACCAAGACCAAGGACATCACCGGCGGTCTCCCCCGGGTGGCGGAGCTCTTCGAGGTCCGCAAGCCCAAGGAGTACGCCATCATCACCGAGATCGACGGCGTGGTCTCCTTCGGCAAGGACTTGAAGGGCAAGCGCCGGGTCATCGTGACCCCGGAGATCGGCGAGCCCAAGGAGTACCTCGTCCCCCGGGGCAAGCACATCAACGTCCACGAGGGCGACTACGTGCGGGCCGGCGAGGCCCTCATGGACGGGGTCATCAACCCCCACGACCTCCTTCGGGTGAAGGGGATCAAGGCCCTGGCCCGCTACCTCGTCAACGAGATCCAGGAGGTCTACCGCCTCCAGGGCGTCAAGATCAACGACAAGCACATCGAGGTCATCGTGCGGCAGATGCTCCGCAAGGTCCGCATCACCGGCGTGGGCGACAGCACCTTCATGCTGGGCGAGCAGGTGGAGATCTTCCGGTTCGAGGAAGAGAACGAGCGGATCCTGGCCGAGGGCGGCCGGCCGGCCACGGCCGAGCCCATGCTCCTCGGCATCACCCGGGCCTCCCTCACCACCGACAGCTTCATCTCGGCGGCCTCCTTCCAGGAGACCACCAAGGTGCTCACCGACGCCGCCGTCGAGGGCAAGGTGGACCACCTCCGGGGCCTCAAGGAGAACGTCATCATGGGGCGGCTCATCCCCGCGGGTACCGGCCGGACGTACTACGACCTCCAGGAGCGGCGGCGGCAACAGGCGGCCGAGGCCCTCGAGGCCCCGCCGGCGCCCGCCGAGGAGTCCGCCCCCGCGGCGGCCGAGGCCTGA